The Amycolatopsis sp. NBC_01480 genome segment CGCCAGGCGGAGGTGAATCCGAACCGCGAGTGGAACAGGGCCAGCCCGAGCAGCAGCCCGAGCACGAGCAGGACGCCGAACTTCGCGCCGTAGCTCGCCCAGACGAACCAGGTCAGGCCGATCGCGAGCGCGCCCGCGACGACCAGCGGCACGACCCGGACCGGCTCTTCGGGCTGGGGCACGGGCGCGGCGCAGGAGGTGGGGAAATCGAGGAGTTTGTTGTCTCCGGCTGGGGATTCAGTGGTCGCCACCAGGACTCCTGGTCTTCTCGGTGGAGCAGGGCGCCAAAGGTTAGGGCGAGTGACCGACTGGTCGCAGCCTGTCCCACAGAGTGCGACGAACGGACACTGCGCCGTTATTGCCAATCCGACCACAGTCACGGCGAGATCGGCTATGTCCGAAGGGTCGCCACTGCCCGCCTTCTTTTGGGCCGGATTGGCAAAGGAGGCGTCCGGATGGACTCCGGACGCCCCCTTTGTTACAGGTCCCTTTACTCGGTCAGGACTTGATGCAGAGCGTCAGCTTGGGCTGGGAGTACGACCGGTAGTCGGTCGCGTCCGTGCCCTGGCAGGCGGTCTCGCCCTCCTGGCCGTCGACGACCTTCACCAGCTCGGCGTCCTTGGCCGGGTCCGAGCACGGCACCTTGCGGTAGCCGGCCGTCTGCGATTGGAAGCCCGTCAGACAGTCGCCCTGCTTGGCGTTGATCACCAGGCAGAGGCGGTAGTCCGAGCTGCCGGTGACCTCGTACTCGTCGTACATGCCCTCGGGGCACTTGTCGGAGGCGTTGGACAGGCGCGCGCCGATCTTGACGTTCGCGGCGGCGTCGTTGCAGTCGACCTTGTCCGGCGTGACCCCGGTGGTGAACTCGGTGATCTTCAGGCAGTCACCGGCCTGCGAGCTGTCCGGCGAGCTGGAGTAGCTGACGATGCCGATCACCACGGCCGCCACCAGGACGACCAGTGCGATGCCGAGCCGGATGAAGCGGAACTTCGACTTCGGCGCCACCGGCGCCGGCTGGAACTGACCGGGCTGCCCGTACGGCGTGCCGTACGGACCGGGCATCGGCTGGCCGTACTGACCGGGAACACCCGGTGCCGGCTGGGCGTACTGGCCCGGCGCTTGCTGCGCGAAGGGCTGTTCGGCGCCGGGCGGAGCGAACGGCTGCTGCCCGTACTGCTGCTTGGCGCCGGGCTGGCCGGGCTGCTCGGCGCCGGGCTGGCCGTACGGCATCTGGCCGGGCGGCGGATACTGACCTGGCTGATCTGGCTGGCCGGGCGGCGGGAACCCGCCGGACGGCCGGCCGTAGGGATCGGGCGGGCCCACCGGCGATTGGCCCCCAGGGGCCGGAGGGGTGACGCTCAACGTCGACCTCACATGTGTGAAGGGAAATCGGACTTCGCCATCCAACACGCAGCGTGATCAACATCGCGCACCGGTCCCCCAATCGGCGACAAGGGCACAGAAAAGGCGCCCCGTTGGTCACGGAGCGCCTTCTCGGGAGACCTGTACGAGCGTTACTCGCGCAGGTAAGACAGCAGTCGCAGGATCTCCAGGTACAGCCAGACCAGCGTGGTCATCAGGCCGAACGCGGCGTACCAGGCCCACTTGGACGGCATGCCCTCGCGGATCATCCGGTCGGCCTGGTCGAAGTCGAGCAGGAAGCTGAACGCGGCGATGCCGATGACCACCAGGCTGAAGATGATCGCGATCGGGCTGCCGTCGCGCAGCGGGTTGTAGCCGAAGAACACCGCGGTCAGCAGGTTCACCAGCATCAGGATCGCGGCGCCGGCGACGGCCCCGATGATCCACTTGGTGAGCTTGGGCGTGACCTTGACCGCGCCGGTCTTGTAGACCACCAGCATCGCGATGAACACACCCGCGGTGCCGATCAGCGCCTGCAGCGCGATGCCCGGGTACAGCAGCTCGAACAGCCCGCTCAGCGCGCCGAGGAAAATGCCTTCGGCGGCGGAGTAGGCCAGCGTGAGCGGCCCGCTCGGCTTGCGCCGGAAGATGATCACCAGCGAGATGACCAGCCCGACGATCATGCCGCCGATCAGGGCGCCCAGCAGGGCGCCGTTCATCCCGGTGACGCGGCCGAGCGAGTCGACGACCAGCTGGGTCTGGGCCCAGATCGCGGTGAGCACGCCGAAGACCAGCGCGACGCCCAGCGAGAGGCCGGTCTTGATCACGACGTCGTCGACCGTCATCGGCCGATCGGCGGCGCCGGTGGACATCTGGCCCGGGCCGTACCCGGGCACGCCGCCCTGGCCCTGCGGCATGCCGTGCGGCTGGTTGAAGCCGACATTCGGCCCGTACTGCCCGCCCGCGGCCTGGCCGCGCGGCAGGTTGCGGAACGCCGGGTTGCTACTGGAACGCACCTGATCCTCCTGGATCTGCTGGCACCTTGCATCGGGTTCAACGACCGGTCGGGCCGACTGGTTCCCGTCGAGTAAAGAGAACTTTACCCTCTTCCTCGATCGTGGCCGCGCAGCCGAGCCGGGCTACACCGTATGCGACTGAGATCACGACCGTTCACCGCAGGTCACCCGATGGACTCTAGACATCCGGGGTGGGCTGACGGGACTCTTCACTTCGCGTGTTCGAGATGTAACCGAAGGCGTGTCGGGGAGCTATTCGATCGTGTGACCTGCGACGACGTAAAAGGCGTTGTCGGGGAGCGCGAATAAGGAGTCAACACACCATGGGGTGGACCTCACGCCCGCGCGCGGGGTTGCGCGCGGTCACCGGCCTGGTCGCCGCGGGCCTGCTTGGCGCACTCTCCGTCACCGCCGTGGGCACCACGCCCGCGTTCGCGGCGACGCAGGAAGGCGTCGGGCACGCTGTCACGCCCGGCCAGCCGATGTCGCCGCACACGCCGACCCGCAACTGGCTCGGGTCCTACATCGTCGGCGGCAAGCAGGTCTTCTGCGTCAGCTTCCAGCTGAAGGCGCCGGACACCACCGAGGTGTACAAGCCGGGCGACGAGCTGCTGACCAAGTGGGGCGACAAGATCCCCGCCGACCAGGCGGCCAACATCTCGTACCTGCTGCTGCGCTACGGCGACACCAAGGACGCCGACCAGGCCGCCGCGCTGGCGCACCTGCTGCACTCGTGGACCTCCGCCCCGCGGCCGGGCCACGACGACCTCAACCCGAGCCTCACCGCGGACAAGATCGGTTACGACGCCCCGTTCCACCTGGCGAAGCTGCAGAGCCAGGCGCCGGGAGCGGCGGCCGACGTCGACAAGCTGACCGCCGACGCGGAAGCCAACCGCGGCCCGTGGACCACGTCCGTCACGCCGCCGAAGACCGACCAGCACATCGGCCAGGCGGCCACCTGGACGATCACCGTCAAGAACGCCAAGGGCACCGGCATCGC includes the following:
- a CDS encoding LppU/SCO3897 family protein, yielding MPYGQPGAEQPGQPGAKQQYGQQPFAPPGAEQPFAQQAPGQYAQPAPGVPGQYGQPMPGPYGTPYGQPGQFQPAPVAPKSKFRFIRLGIALVVLVAAVVIGIVSYSSSPDSSQAGDCLKITEFTTGVTPDKVDCNDAAANVKIGARLSNASDKCPEGMYDEYEVTGSSDYRLCLVINAKQGDCLTGFQSQTAGYRKVPCSDPAKDAELVKVVDGQEGETACQGTDATDYRSYSQPKLTLCIKS
- a CDS encoding Bax inhibitor-1/YccA family protein, with product MRSSSNPAFRNLPRGQAAGGQYGPNVGFNQPHGMPQGQGGVPGYGPGQMSTGAADRPMTVDDVVIKTGLSLGVALVFGVLTAIWAQTQLVVDSLGRVTGMNGALLGALIGGMIVGLVISLVIIFRRKPSGPLTLAYSAAEGIFLGALSGLFELLYPGIALQALIGTAGVFIAMLVVYKTGAVKVTPKLTKWIIGAVAGAAILMLVNLLTAVFFGYNPLRDGSPIAIIFSLVVIGIAAFSFLLDFDQADRMIREGMPSKWAWYAAFGLMTTLVWLYLEILRLLSYLRE